ATAGCGGAGACAGTACTGGCCATGAAATGATTGCAGGATTAATGGAGTATCTGAATAAATTTGAGCGCATAAAAATATTGGAAGATACAATGGCAATAAAATTAATTGTCAATGAAGTTTTTGAAAACGAAAAAAAACTCAAAAAATGTTTTGGGGCAGTATTTTTAGATTTATTAAATGGCGATATTTATCCGATATATGCAAAATCTACGATTCTTGCGACAGGGGGTGCAGGACAGATTTATCCTATAACTTCAAATCCGAAACAAAAGGTAGGGGATGGATTCGCAATTGCTTATCGTGAAGGTGCTGAATTAATTGACATGGAAATGGTTCAGTTTCACCCAACAGGAATGCTTGGAACAGGAATTCTTGTAACTGAAGCTGTAAGGGGCGAAGGTGGGATATTATACAATAAAAATAAAGAAAGATTCATGAAAAACTACGATCCCGAAAGAATGGAGTTATCAACAAGAGATGTAGTTGCTAAGGCAATATACAATGAGATTCAAGAAGGTAGGGGTATTGATGGTGCGGTTTACCTGGATGTAACTCATTTGGACCCTGAAATTATTAAAGAAAAGCTCGAAACTATGCTTTCACAGTTCATGCTTGTGGGTGTAGACATTAAAAAAGAGCCAATGAAAGTAGCTCCAACGGCACACCACTTCATGGGCGGAATTAAAATAAACGAAAATTGTGAAACAAGTATTTCTGGATTGTATGCCTGCGGAGAAGTTGCAGGTGGAATCCATGGTGCAAACAGGCTTGGTGGAAATGCCCTTGCAGATACGCAAGTTTTTGGAGCAATTGCTGGAAAAAATGCATTTGATAATGCTGAAAATGAGATTGATATCTCAAAAGTATATAATTCAGTTGAAAAATGCATTGAAGACTTGAAAAATGCATTTAATGATTCAAATTCTGGCGATAACGTATATTCATTAATTGATGAATTAAAAAAGACAATGTGGGATTTTGTTTCAATTTTAAGAGACGAAAAAGGATTAACCTCAGCTCTTGAAAAAATAGTTGAAATAAAGGAAAAATCAGTTTCAATAAATGGAATAGTGGACTTTTCAAAAAAATTAGAACTAGAAAACATGATTTTAGTTTCTGAAATTGTAATAAATTCAGCCCTCCTTAGAAAAGAGTCAAGAGGGGCACAT
This Methanococcus maripaludis C5 DNA region includes the following protein-coding sequences:
- the tfrA gene encoding fumarate reductase (CoM/CoB) subunit TfrA, producing MITDVLIIGGGGAAARAAIECGQKNVVIASKGLFGKSGCTVMAEGGYNAVLNPEDSFEKHYSDTMKGGGYINNKKLVEVLIKNAPKEFKNLEKFGCIFDRSENAEFAQRPFGGQSFNRTCYSGDSTGHEMIAGLMEYLNKFERIKILEDTMAIKLIVNEVFENEKKLKKCFGAVFLDLLNGDIYPIYAKSTILATGGAGQIYPITSNPKQKVGDGFAIAYREGAELIDMEMVQFHPTGMLGTGILVTEAVRGEGGILYNKNKERFMKNYDPERMELSTRDVVAKAIYNEIQEGRGIDGAVYLDVTHLDPEIIKEKLETMLSQFMLVGVDIKKEPMKVAPTAHHFMGGIKINENCETSISGLYACGEVAGGIHGANRLGGNALADTQVFGAIAGKNAFDNAENEIDISKVYNSVEKCIEDLKNAFNDSNSGDNVYSLIDELKKTMWDFVSILRDEKGLTSALEKIVEIKEKSVSINGIVDFSKKLELENMILVSEIVINSALLRKESRGAHFRNDYPKINEECIGNFVASLDGISFVKLE